In Deferribacter autotrophicus, the sequence GAATGCTTGGAAATACTGTACTGGTTAATGGTGCCATAGAACCCAAAAAAACCGTTCCAAGGGGAATTGTAAGATTTAGATTACTAAATGCTTCTAATGCTAGGAGCTATTTGTTAAAATTTGATAAACAAATACCGATTTTTCTAATAGCAACAGATGGTGGTTTTATAGAAAAACCCATAGAAATCAATAAAATCTTTCTATCTCCAGGTGAAAGAATAGAGATATTAGCCGATTTCTCAAGCATTAATGAAGGTGATATTGTTTCATTAGAAGATGGCAACTATAAGTTTCTAAAGTTTAAAATAGGTAAAAAAGGAAAAAATTACGAAATTCCACCAAGATTAGCAAACTTTAATAAAATTACTAAAGATGAATCTTTTAAAACAAGGGATTTTGTATTGAGTGGGCTTGGACACATGGTAAATATAAATGGAAAACAATTTGACATAAACAGAATAGACGAAATTGTGGAAATTGGAACAACAGAAATTTGGAGAGTTTCTGCCAATATGGGTATGCATAGAATGATGATAAATAATAACGGCAGGAATTATGTTATCCATAATTTTCATGCACACGGTGTTCTGTTTCAAGTTTTATCGAGAAATGGAAAACCCCCAGCTTTGCATGAAAGAGGATGGAAGGACACAATAGCACTGAGAGATGGAGACACAGTAGAACTCATTATGAAGTTTAAGAAAAAAGGAATTTTCATGTATCACTGCCATATACTTGAGCATGAAGATAATGGAATGATGGGACAATTTTTAGTAAAAGAAGACAAATCAAAAGGTGATTTGGTATGATAACATTATCAATTTATCTAAGATTCTTCCTTACTTTAAGCTTAGCAATAATCTTTAGTAAAATAACGAATCATCTAAATAATAGATTAATACATATACAGTCAATACGTTATCAAACCAAAAAATTTTAGAGGATAATGCTATGGGTAAATATGCAACCGCCTGTGGAAAAGTAATAAGTAAAAAACAAGATGGAAAAGTAGTTGTAGCTCTTACTCCTTCAGTTGGATGTGGTAATTGTAAATCAAAGGAATCCTGTGCTACTGCTCATGGGAAATCACATCATTTTGAGTTACAAACTGACATGAACGTGAAAGTGGGAGATATGGTAGAAATAGGAATACCTAAAAAAAGTGTTTATACTAATGGGCTACTTGTTTATATCATGCCTGTAATAATGCTATTTCTAGGCGCCCTGTTAGGAACAGTTCTTGACAAAAACTTTGCTACTAATTTTGCAACACCACTTTTTTCAATTAGTTTTTTAGTAATTTACTTTATAATTTTAAAATTACTGACAAAAAATAAAGAGAATAAACTGATAATTATAAAGATTTTATCTTAAAGGAGGACTATTATGAGTTATTATTTTAGCAAAACAATCGATAAAGATTTTGATAAAGCTGTTTTGAGTGTAAAAAAGTCTTTGAAAGAAGAAGGTTTTGGAGTTCTATTCGAACTGGATATGCAAAAGACATTTAAAGAAAAAATAGGAGCAGAAATGAACAAATATTTAATTTTAGGGGTCTGTAATCCAAATTTTGGTTTCAAAGCTTTGCAAACAGAACCAAACATTGGAACTATGATACCTTGTAATGTTGTGGTTAGAGAATTAACTGATAAAAAAGTAGAAATTTCTGCAATTAATCCTGTTGCTCAGATGAGCATAGTTGATAATGAAGAACTGATTAATTTAGCAAAGGAAATTCAAAAAAAATTAAGCAAAATCATACATCAATTAGAGTAAATTTATTCAGCATCTTTTTAGTAGTTAAAAGTTATTTTTATCTATTTTCTAGATTTAACGATTTAGAGAAATGCAAACATGATAACACAGCAATTTACTTATCAAAATTACGGTTGACCAGATATTTCTCTTACCAAACATAGGTTGGAAGAATTAATAAAAAAATGTTGTAGCCATAAATATCTATATATATTATCGACCTATTCTACCGTGAGCCAAAAGAATTAGAATAATTGATTGCTACTCAAATATATTATTTACCCTTCTGTTCTCTTTCTGAAAAATAATCATCAGCAATTTTGACAAGAAATTGTCCTATTAGCTTTGCTTGCTCTGGTACCATAATAAGTTCAGCCAATAATTGTCTAACACCATAATAATCAGACTTTTTTATTGTTTCACTAGGAATTTCACTATTTTCACTAAATTCCAATTCTGATTCATCAGGTAAAACAAAATCTTCATAGTATAGCTTAACAGAAACTAATCCATTAACATTAAGGCCACCATAGACACCGTTTATGTAATACTGCTTAAAATCTGGCGACTTTATGTATTTTATTTTCATTGTTTTATTTTCTCTATTCATTTTAGCCTCGTTTTAAAAATATAAACTATAAGTAATTTTATCATATGCATTTTCTGGCGTGCAAGGGAAATTGTGGAAAAATCTCATAAGGCTTATCTGAATGATAGAAATCTATCTTGACTATTTAGTTGATTACTTTTGATTCTACAGATTTAACTTATAGATATTGAAAGAAATTTAAAATGGCGGCACAGGGACTTGAATGGAAGGAATGGGGTTAAATAAGGTTAAATAAAATTAGTTGAAAGTAAATAATTTTTAGAATTAACAATAAATTATAGCCTATTTAT encodes:
- a CDS encoding SoxR reducing system RseC family protein — encoded protein: MGKYATACGKVISKKQDGKVVVALTPSVGCGNCKSKESCATAHGKSHHFELQTDMNVKVGDMVEIGIPKKSVYTNGLLVYIMPVIMLFLGALLGTVLDKNFATNFATPLFSISFLVIYFIILKLLTKNKENKLIIIKILS
- a CDS encoding multicopper oxidase family protein yields the protein MITRRKFNVGLLTTAFLSGLAPKVLYANSREDWDNLPIPPVQKNESTKKGYVKYTINVQKGFTEFFEGVRVPTLGYNGNILGPTLRAKKGDIVEIVVNNKLDEETTVHWHGIIVPGEMDGGPHQRILPGKQWTAKFIVDQQAATVWYHPHGIGTTASQVYWGLGGLFILDDEVSENLNIPNEYGIDDIPIIIQDKRFLNDGRLVYLTSMRDIMFGMLGNTVLVNGAIEPKKTVPRGIVRFRLLNASNARSYLLKFDKQIPIFLIATDGGFIEKPIEINKIFLSPGERIEILADFSSINEGDIVSLEDGNYKFLKFKIGKKGKNYEIPPRLANFNKITKDESFKTRDFVLSGLGHMVNINGKQFDINRIDEIVEIGTTEIWRVSANMGMHRMMINNNGRNYVIHNFHAHGVLFQVLSRNGKPPALHERGWKDTIALRDGDTVELIMKFKKKGIFMYHCHILEHEDNGMMGQFLVKEDKSKGDLV
- a CDS encoding DUF302 domain-containing protein — encoded protein: MSYYFSKTIDKDFDKAVLSVKKSLKEEGFGVLFELDMQKTFKEKIGAEMNKYLILGVCNPNFGFKALQTEPNIGTMIPCNVVVRELTDKKVEISAINPVAQMSIVDNEELINLAKEIQKKLSKIIHQLE